The following proteins are encoded in a genomic region of Periophthalmus magnuspinnatus isolate fPerMag1 chromosome 21, fPerMag1.2.pri, whole genome shotgun sequence:
- the LOC117388849 gene encoding protein FAM237A-like, protein MVPLHLSLLTVTVLTLCCLCVMAQKPGQVDPLVVPRAHPQCWESSSALLLEMRSPRIADSVSAFWDLMVFLKASDNDKHTALFWDLAGLFWDLYLDCVMSRSHGLGRRHVTSVRALVTDKRFSFDSMGLNSLGWLSVRVRHRGRIQTLESKPQPHALLH, encoded by the exons ATGGTTCCTCTGCATCTGTCACTACTCACGGTCACGGTGTTGACGCTTTGTTGCTTGTGCGTCATGGCGCAGAAACCAGGCCAGGTTGACCCCTTGGTTGTCCCCCGGGCCCACCCACAGTGTTGGGAGTCGTCCTCCGCGCTGCTCTTAGAGATGCGCTCCCCTCGCATCGCAGACTCGGTGTCCGCGTTCTGGGACCTCATGGTGTTTCTCAAAGCGTCTGACAATGACAAACACACAGCGCTCTTCTGGGACCTCGCGGGACTTTTCTGGGACCTATACCTGGACTGTGTGATGTCCCGGAGCCACGGTCTGGGCCGTAGACACGTGACCTCTGTGCGCGCACTCGTTACAGACA AGAGGTTCAGCTTTGACAGTATGGGGCTGAACTCCCTGGGGTGGCTCAGTGTCcgagtgagacacagaggacgaaTCCAGACTTTGGAGTCCAAACCTCAGCCGCATGCACTTCTCCACTAA
- the casp10 gene encoding caspase-8, with product MDFQRVLLQIGQSLSLEELKALAFLCRDVSQRRLNSLELFSDLCSSLSDQDLLSPDNPQLLQELLLTIQRPRLLRYLQQTHPGPMTQLISPYRKLLYNLSEDITDEDLRNIKFLLNQNLPRRKLDESVTTLELFMEMEHMDLLSEFNLDLLQEIFQSVCPVLNEKITRYKEQAMRVPSGFEEINSSTSMSFPMDQNQNSLYGQPLYGESNVSSFQVTPQLPTDPQNASVDFPHGLCSLSLEQVRDPNIVPNCSSLKEDAETSEKTASVVNFSTGVRNDEEIETYPMTGAKRGICLIINNYDFSNKKRREGTQIDQECLERVFQWLGFDVEVHHDCTREYMLSVMEKLSSRDHRDMDCVVCCILSHGLEGGVLGVDGQNVPIKQLTMFLNGSKCPSLVDKPKIFFIQACQGVLEQQAVRIETDDPTPCIESDAAKVDDSIPADADFLLGMATVPSFVSYRERKSGTWFIQALCKNLIQLVPRELDLVSILTKVNADVSQKTGYQYGPKKQMPQPAFSLRKKVIFPVPSACPPRLWQ from the exons ATGGATTTTCAGAGGGTGCTATTACAAATAGGGCAGTCTTTGTCgttggaggagctgaaggcCCTGGCGTTCCTGTGCAGAGATGTCTCTCAACGCAGATTGAACTCCCTTGAACTCTTCAGTGATCTGTGCTCCAGCCTTTCAGACCAAGACCTGCTCTCACCCGACAACCCCCAGCTCCTGCAAGAGCTGCTCCTGACCATACAACGACCACGTCTACTCCGATACCTCCAACAAACTCATCCAGGACCAATGACACAGCTTATCTCACCATACAG GAAGCTGCTGTACAATCTCTCTGAAGATATCACAGATGAAGACCTGAGAAATATCAAATTCCTTTTAAACCAAAACCTCCCAAGAAGAAAGTTGGATGAAAGTGTT ACAACTTTGGAGCTTTTCATGGAGATGGAGCACATGGATCTCCTCAGTGAATTTAATCTGGATTTACTGCAGGAGATATTTCAGTCAGTGtgtcctgtgttgaatgagaaAATCACTCGCTATAAGGAACAAG CTATGCGTGTGCCATCTGGTTTTGAAGAAATTAATTCATCGACTTCCATGTCATTTCCCATGGATCAGAACCAG AATTCTTTATATGGCCAGCCTCTATATGGAGAGAGCAATGTGTCGA GCTTTCAGGTAACACCTCAG CTTCCAACTGATCCCCAAAATGCCTCTGTGG atTTTCCACATGGATTATGTTCTCTGTCACTCGAGCAAGTCCGTGACCCAAACATCGTGCCAAATTGTTCCTCATTAAAAG AAGATGCAGAAACCTCTGAAAAAACAGCCTCTGTGGTTAATTTTTCCACTGGAGTCAGAAATGATGAG GAAATAGAAACATATCCCATGACTGGAGCAAAAAGAGGCATTTGTTTGATTATAAACAATTATGACTTCAGCAATAAGAAGAGGCGTGAAGGGACACAAATTGATCAAG AATGCCTGGAGCGAGTCTTCCAGTGGCTGGGCTTTGATGTGGAGGTCCATCATGACTGCACCAGGGAGTACATGCTGTCAGTGATGGAGAAGCTTAGCAGCAGAGACCACAGAGACATGGACTGTGTGGTGTGCTGCATTCTGAGCCATGGTCTGGAGGGGGGCGTGTTAGGAGTAGATGGTCAAAATGTTCCCATCAAGCAGCTGACTATGTTTTTGAATGGATCCAAATGCCCCTCTCTTGTTGACAAGCCAAAAATCTTTTTCATCCAAGCTTGCCAGGGTGTCCTTGAACAGCAAGCGGTCAGAATTGAGACAGATGACCCTACTCCTTGCATTGAAAGTGATGCTGCTAAAGTTGACGACTCGATCCCGGCTGATGCTGATTTCTTATTGGGAATGGCAACAGTTCCTTCATTTGTTTCCTACAGAGAAAGGAAAAGCGGCACATGGTTTATTCAGGCTTTGTGTAAAAACCTCATCCAGCTGGTACCCAG GGAATTGGACCTGGTTTCCATCCTGACCAAGGTGAATGCAGATGTCAGCCAAAAGACGGGTTATCAGTATGGACCAAAAAAACAGATGCCTCAACCAGCCTTTTCACTGCGAAAGAAAGTGATCTTCCCTGTACCTTCAGCCTGTCCTCCTAGACTGTGGCAATGA